The Brassica napus cultivar Da-Ae chromosome C7, Da-Ae, whole genome shotgun sequence genomic interval ACCATGAAGAGATTGTTCATTATAACTCGTCCATCTTCAGCATGAGCATGCATCGCGCTCATCAGTGATGTTCTGCTTATGCGTAGTATTTGAGATAACTCTGTTGTTCTTACCGTAAAAGGTTGTGGTCTATAGCATAAAACTCCAATCTCTCCAAACGTATCTCCAATAACTGCTTTCCCTTGAATTTGATCATGACCATCGACATAAGATGCAAAGTCCTGTAACAATAAAACACAATGTCAGAAGGTACTTTTTTCAATTCCATTTCTTTACATTTTAACTTATAAATCGATATAATTAGCTCACCACTGCTCCTGAGACCAAAATGTAAAGATCTGTAGGCGCTTCGTTCTGTAGAATTATGTCTTCTTTAGGTGGGAAATACTCAGCATCTATATCTGAAACCTTAAACATAAAAAGGTAACTTCATGAAACCTCTTAGGTTTACATtgatattaaatctaaaaaaaagttAGAGAATATAATTTTACCAGTAGAAAGAGAAAATCTCGAGAAACTCCTTGAAAAAGGTAAATGTTTTGAACAATGGGGAGGAAGAGATAGTTTGCAATGCTAGACCGGATTGCTTTTGGCAAATTGTTCAAGGTTTCTTGTTGTTTCAGGCCCTCTGTTTTGAACTTTAAGCAAATGTGTGAGAGCATCTGGTCTTGTATGTCATGTGGGAGTTGGTTTCTTGAAGCAAACTCTGAAGCAGCTCTCACCGTATCTCTCTGTTGAACAAAAAGAATGAGTATTTGTCTAGTTTGAACTAATTAATATTGATGATGATTATAGTTCAAGTAAAATATTTCACCGTGTATCTAACTTTCAGTAGGTTGAACATTTAATTTGAGGGAGAATCAACATATGCATGTGCATTTCGGATCAGGTTACCCAACCCTACCACTACCAATTTAAACAAGAGACAACTACCTAAGATTGTCATGTAATACCATCTACAatcaatttttatgtttttcttcacaaattaaattttctaaaatggtGGTAATTTTGCTCCcgtgtatttctttaaaataaaaatgctatttCTTCATCTATTTACAGAAAATGCTATTTTCCTCTATTctatttatgtaaaatattatttttctatttatataattcCTTCACTTTAAAAATATACGCTCTCTCAAAATCCATTTATATTTgaggaaaaaatataaaagtgtgttagAGAATAAATGAACTAAATAGAAATGATCTGTTAgggtaaaaataatttaaatggtatattttaaatatagattATTTGGCTATTCGAATAACTTGTTtggatttatattttcaaaaacaaaataaaatttaacttaattttaaagtttttatatcTCAAATAGTAATTTTAATGCACTGATTACCCTATTCATATTAGCTATACCCAACTCTTTGTTCTGAAATGAACATGCCTAAATAAAAATCAAAGGATCAGACTTACAAAGCTTCTGGTTCGGCTAGTCCAGTGAACGACGAGGTTGGTCATATTTCCAATAAGGTAAGCCGTCAAGCCGAGGTTGAACATCATGAAGAAAATGTCAAAGAGCATTTCTCTTGGATTCTCAGGATGCAAATCTCCATATCCAGTGGTAGTTAACGTCGTAATAGACCAGTAAAGAGCAGTCACATATCTATTCCAGAGACTTGCTTCCTTGAAATCTGGATACACAGCTCCAATCCAGGTCTTTCTTGGTTCAGGATATCTATCTGCGATCAGGTAGTTGAAACATCCAGCACAATGTACAGCGAACAAAGTGACCTgtcagtcaaaaaaaaaaaagtgacctGAGATCGATATTTTTAAGAGCAAGTTACTATTATTACAAATGAAATACTTTATTTTTTGCAGACTAAAACTCTTGGATCACCTATTAAATGTTTAAAGAATAgcattatttaagttttgttgGAAGAATTTGCTCTCTAAAATAACAACTAATTTAATATGATTTGTGTGTACGGCATTTGAACCCAAAACTTCTTagtctttgaaaaaaaaaaaaatatgtttgactTACGGAAATGAGTTTTGTGCATCGTATCCAGAAGTAGTTGAAACGTATATCTTTCTCAAGCCTGAAGTGAAGTTGAAGAGTTAGAGAAGTTGAGAAAACACTTTCTTGATCAAACCCTAAGAAGAATATGGTCTTTAAACATTGAAATAAACCTTGCGAACAGCGAGCTAACTCGTCTGAGCCGCCATAACCTGAGCATGCTGAGAATTCTGAAGCCTAATTCGCTGCCGTTGTAGTTGAACAGTAGGCTCAGTGGCTGAAACGGTGCAGTGGAACACACATCGAAGGCGAGCCAAGTAGAAAGGTATCTGAAAACGTTATATTTTTCAAGATTTTTTCAAGAATCTGATTCACTTATAAAAAAGGTTTTTCAAGCTAAGTTAATTTGTCACCTTATTGCTATTTTCTTGGGATCGTCCACTAGAAGATAGGAGTGGCTATCAAGATAGGCAACAAAGAAGGTGAGAACAATATCAATGGCGAAAAAGCCATTGATAATGTTGTCGATGATGAAAATCGCGTCTTTTTTGTAGGTGATGAAAGCAAATTGAAAGGGACATATCCAAGCTGAGTAGATAACTAGAAGGACAAGCCACATCTCCCATGCTCTGTAATGAAACAgaggattaaaaaaaatagaacataatctTGTTTAGTCAAGATTTACATTAAAAAGAGTAGAGAGTAGAAAGTTGCCTATATTTTGAATTGAAAGGAGAGATTATATGTTTACGGAGCTTGGTTGAGTGGTTGATTCTAGCTCCAAGAGATGGCAAAAGATCGGCGGAGAGGAAACTACTCTGTTTAATGTTGTCAATATTGTAATCTTCAACGCAGAATCTTTCAAAGAAGTTTCTGGTACAAGAGATTGGCATCTTGTTAATCAGttcttataagaaaaaaatgctaTGTGAAAGGCTGTTTCTTGCAGGTGAAGGCTTTTTTTTCTTGGCAAGGTGGTAGGTTATAAATAGTGATGAAGCTTGTGATGAATAACACGGGAAAGTTTCTGTTAGGACCTTTATAGCAACTTGCTCTGACCCAATTGCTTATCTTCTCTTTTTCAGAGGAATGGTCCAAAAGGTTTAAATGCAAGAAGCAACAATGGTGAGCAAGAAGCCGAAAAAACGGAACAGAATGGTGTGTGAAACAGAAAGATCTTAAGAGATGAGACAGAATTTAAGTGGTAAACATTGGGTTTTTGTGGAAGAAATAATGCTCATGGTTTGTTTCTTTTGAAAGGAAACAGATTCGATATCcaacataaagaagaagaagagtagaCGCAATATGGTTTTGGGAAATTTCTAGTTGATGAGAGTTATGACTCTTGTGTGAAATACACCTTCTCAGCATTTGATGGTGGGAGTGATATATAGACATACCACACACAGAGAAAGAAGGTATGTTTTGGTGTTTGGTGTGTGTTAATTGAAAGGACCAAATGGCCATGAAAAATAATGGTCTGTTCATTTTGAGAATCAAGATATGGGACCAagcaagaaaaataaagaaagaaaatggcATTTTGACCGAATATTGAAGGGGCCAGAGTATATAGTTTTTCTTTCagaataacaaaattattttctcttcttctacTGTTTTTTGAAGTATATCTTCTCTTTTTTCCTCATCCTCAAAACTAATCATTAGTCTAACTACGACAATCGTTCATACATACTACCATATTATCAGGGTAAAATAAAACTGATTTTTATGATAAACGACAAAAGATCAAAGATTAAAAAGTTACTTTATTGATTAAATAGTAAAAGTAAACAAAtgtgttataaatcaataaatcatattgtgCATGTCCATAACCAGCCCGGTTCATAACCGGCTCaatgctagagagagaaaatcgactgtgaggagagagagagaatcggcatcttgtctttttattattagattatgatttgtactctttccatatttgtatttcctttctttagtctttccattattctatgacggtgtaattccctatatataaagggctccttatgtttatgaataatacagaaaCATAGACGATAGAATCTAAGTCCCTAAGCTAAAACAAACCGCCTAAAACCATAACCCTAATCGGCGAACATCCTTACCGGCGAACCATCCTAATCCCGATCGCAAAACCTTACATCCCGATCCTTGTTTGCAACCTGttcccgatcagcttcagctcaaggcattcctgatcctagctcagacgatcTCAGCTTGTTCAACCTCAGCTCGCAAACAAGACGATCTCAGACAGCTCGCGGACAGCTCGCGACCCGATCAGCACGTTGGACAGCTCGCGCTCCAGATCTCAGCAATCAGACAGCTCGCGACAACATCAACTCGCGTTCCGATCAGTTCCGGCTCGCGGTTCATCTCtttggtggtccattcaaccctacttgaggttaaggtaattcgaaaccttaaagagaacccataatcgaatttgattgtttgataagaatcgaaaccataaaaactacaaaccctaatagtatgatctaatgttgaaatcaaaaccatagggtaatagatcaaaaccccaatgagtaaatcgaagctcataatcataatttcgataccccaaaccctaatcgagattgattgtttgatcaattaaaattgaaaccttaatggttttgaatctcaaaaccccaatgatctaagatcaaaatcgaaaCCTTAATATCCATGATCTTAGCCGCATACATGCTTATTGCATGAATGCATGAAAtcgattttatttaaaaccctAATACTAAAACACATTCGattttataaaccctaattcgaaatcaaattgattgattgaatgaatTAAAATCGAAACTCTAATCTAATGATTTGAATCGAAATTGATTGTTTGAATGATTGTATGTTTGGATATAGTATGCTAgccttgattaattaaaaccgtattgaatttgatcacatagaaatcgattgctaggattgataatctcattcttgaatttggttgtttgaattgataaaactgattgaatgattttcaaattgaagtcgtattgattgtttgatcgAAACTCTAATGTCATGAAATTAAAATCGAATACtatcttgtttgattgattaaaactgAATGCTTGAATTGAAAGAAATCGCTTGCTAGGTTAAATGATTTATGTATTCTCGTCTTGATAATGATCCGCCTAGTATTGATAGGTTTCATACATTCTCAAATGAACCATAATTGTTGCATTGCTCGACtgtttgattgcaattacacattGAACTCTTAGAAAACCGTTTGCTAAGATTGAAAACGAATAACCATTGTATTGATTGCATTGAAACTGTTTGCTAAGATTGTAGTCGTGCGGCTTGTTTGCATCATGCATGCATAATAGTACGAACTGATTGCATATAGAATCTGAATGCTAAGATTGAACATGTATGCATCATATACGAATGACCTATTTGCATCATACCTAGAATCCGGATTGCTTGAGCATATTGATTGCATTCGCTTGAacacttttaaatataaattatgaaacatatgatttcagatgtcaaaaatcaacaacttggattttgctgctctaagtctctctggagataattacttgcaatgggcacttgatgctaagatcatcttaaaatccaagggactcggtgaatgtatcaccgagggcaataatgcgagtgagaaagatagatacaGTGTGATATtaattatacgccatcatcttattgagagtctcaaagatcagtatttgactattgagaatcctctagacctttggacagagttgaaaacgagatatgatcaccagagaccggtgttattaccaaaggatATGTAAtatgtatgattggaggaatctcagaatccaggacttcaagtccgtggacgagtataactcggccctgtttaaaatagtttcaaaattgaaactgtgtggtgaggatataacggatagggatatgcttgagaaaaccttttccaccttccacacaagcaatgtgttgttacaacaacagtaccgtgagaaaagcttcacaacttatgctaatctgatctcttatctcttgctcgctgagcagaacaatgaactgttgatgagaaacagtgaattgagacctcctggaacaaACCCATTACTTGAGGCACATGCGACCGTAGAGGCTAAGAAAGAGTCGAACCATGTCCAGAGTGATAGCCAACACAACCGTGGTCGTAGAAAATGGCATGAACGTGGTGGTCAAGACCAAAACTCGTTTGGTCGAGGCCAAGGCAACTCATATGGTCGTGGCTCCTATGGAGGCCGTGGACATGGCCGAGGCCGTGGTACATCTTTCAAGCcacaaaactcgaccaaatccgtgtgccatagatgtggtatggataatcattgggctaagacatgtaggactcccaaacatctcgttgacctctaccaagagagtttgaaagggaagaatcttgaagctcatatgacttatcaagatggtgaagatgatttcaatcatgaacgagacgatcttatggattatgaaacttcagattgtttaaaagaatgaagttgatttcgacatctatgttttcgtgttctttgctttatgttttctatgttttgattgctttgaacttattttattaatgaatgaaagtttttatatgaagtctctaaagtatCATTCCGGGTATAGCCAGTCTCATAGAGGGCTACGGCCAAGCTAACATCCTGTTGCCTAAGGGTACGCATCTAGAGATAtctgatgcattgtattcacTCAGCTCTTAGAGAagcctattgagctttaaagacattcgaatgaatggctttcatattgagactaagggcgaaggaaacaaagaattccttCAGATCATAGAGATCGGCCAAGGCTATAAGAAAGTCATAGAGTCTATACATGCGCTCTCTACTGGCATTTTACTATGCTAAGGTCGGAATGATAGAgaccaatgctggtgagttcacgtcccaagcatttaatgattattgtatgttcatgggggtaagtgtggaacactctgtggcacatgtacatacacaagaatggcttggccgaatcattcataaaaTGAATTCAGACCGtctagtgaacataaatattccccatcacaattgcttacgggtcatgagccagacatatctcatcttaagacatttggcTGTGCCGTCTATgtaccaattgctccaccacagagaacaaagatgagacctcaaaggaggatggggatatatgttggatatgattccccacgattataaaataccttgagccaactgcgggtgatttatttaaggccaggtatgcggattgtcactttgatgaatccgaacatccaacattagggggagatagcaataagctggtaaataaagattacatggaatcaaacatccttatcttggcaagatcctcggactcaggaatgtgatttagaagtccaaaagattatacatttacaaaagctagctaatcaattgccagattcctttgctgatccgaaaagagtgactaagtcatatataccagctgctaatgcaccaattagaattgatgttcaagagggacacaatcaagttgctacagagtctagacaatgtttgaaacgtggtagaccaataggttccaaagataagaaccctcggaaaactaagaaaggtgcagagattGAAACCGAGGTTGTTGAAACCCTAGACACGGCCGCGGCCGTTCCTAAATCCTGGGACTTAACTGCGGccgatcccaaaaccctaatagcgatcgcggccgatcatgaatgcttagatgcggccggccctgatgtatctaatactgattcttaggacgccaagattcaaggtactgaagatcctgataataatgagatctcgaTAAACTATGTCTTAtctgggatacaatggaacagaaagaatgtcaacattgatgatatatttgcatgcaatgtagcacttgaaatcatggatgataatgaggatcatgaacccacgtctatttatgagtgtactcaacgatcagattggatcaaattgaaagaagctataaacgtggagttaaactctttaagaatagagatgtctttggaccaatagtttggacaccatatgatgttaaaccagtcggctataagtgggtctttgtgagaaaaagaaatgaacatGGCAAAgtagtgagatataaagcacggcttgttgcacaaggattctcacagagactaGAAATcgattatgaggaaacatattcccatgtggtggatgctactacttttagattcctgataagtctggctataagagagaaattagacttgcggttaatggatgttgtaactgcatacttatataggccactggataatgagatttatatgaaagtaccagagggtatagagttgaaaaacaaatcgagtactcgagaacaacactatataaagttgaataagtcaCTTTATAGATTGAAACAATCaagtcgaatgtggtacaataggttaagtgagtacctagagagagaaggatACAAGAATCATCCGATCAGCCCttatatctttataaagaaatctGGCCGGGGTTTTGTGattatagcagtgtatgttgatgatttaaatatcgtaggaacctctggagagatttcccaaacagttgaatatcttaagaaagaattcgagatgaaagatcttgaaaaaaataaaagttttgtttgggattacagcttgagtacataagagatggaatccttgtgcatcaaatggcatatacagaaaagtactcaagagattcaacatggccgagtctcactcattatctagccccatggtcgtgaggtccctcggcctggacactgatctGTTCCATCCTAAGATGGACGATAAAGATGTCAttggtcccgaagtgccatatctcagtgccataggagctttgatgtatctgtatatgattttatttagaagatttcattttattttaaccATTA includes:
- the LOC106411075 gene encoding potassium channel KAT1; the encoded protein is MPISCTRNFFERFCVEDYNIDNIKQSSFLSADLLPSLGARINHSTKLRKHIISPFNSKYRAWEMWLVLLVIYSAWICPFQFAFITYKKDAIFIIDNIINGFFAIDIVLTFFVAYLDSHSYLLVDDPKKIAIRYLSTWLAFDVCSTAPFQPLSLLFNYNGSELGFRILSMLRLWRLRRVSSLFARLEKDIRFNYFWIRCTKLISVTLFAVHCAGCFNYLIADRYPEPRKTWIGAVYPDFKEASLWNRYVTALYWSITTLTTTGYGDLHPENPREMLFDIFFMMFNLGLTAYLIGNMTNLVVHWTSRTRSFRDTVRAASEFASRNQLPHDIQDQMLSHICLKFKTEGLKQQETLNNLPKAIRSSIANYLFLPIVQNIYLFQGVSRDFLFLLVSDIDAEYFPPKEDIILQNEAPTDLYILVSGAVDFASYVDGHDQIQGKAVIGDTFGEIGVLCYRPQPFTVRTTELSQILRISRTSLMSAMHAHAEDGRVIMNNLFMKLRGQQSIGIDATNNDQENRHFQRMGWEEWMDSRIDCKGSDVSNSTSENGEKALMDAIHKGDIEMVKKLLKRGINIEEPKVLTEAKGGNSNSETKQRSNDSDHCCSSSIQAKVKDKRVTIHMLSQEKDPQRHNGKLILLPTSIEELLGLAGEKFGGCNFTKITNAENAEIDDLCVIRDGDHLFFHQIEFEGRN